A window from Fragaria vesca subsp. vesca linkage group LG5, FraVesHawaii_1.0, whole genome shotgun sequence encodes these proteins:
- the LOC101309264 gene encoding interferon-induced, double-stranded RNA-activated protein kinase-like — protein MKKKLIEAIKIMNQMEANGVGAIDVNYGVVKVLARKRRHIGTKIASMRPGFGSVKLVDRGISDGFDVIREIFCPLTGRKIFSSLVSSIDKTPCWYLSNYKELELLGTGTYGVVAKCKNKLDGKCCAIKKVDLGSTHDCYESAISEASIWSKLDHPNIVKYYGCWIENQIWGEKAEEDGLTYEKKRPCLYLKLEACDSSLVDTWRTLTARQTSNIIEGVVEGLEHIHSFGFSHGDLSKDNILISKGISKICDFGRASEGTPQDQKEDIYKLGLMIVELVDPSAVSKCKTRNVPEKLQELD, from the exons ATGAAGAAGAAGCTGATTGAGGCTATTAAGATTATGAATCAGATGGAGGCTAATGGGGTTGGCGCCATTGATGTTAATTATGGGGTTGTGAAGGTTCTTGCGAGGAAAAGAAGACACATAGGGACCAAAATAGCCTCAATGAGGCCCGGGTTTGGTTCGGTAAAGTTAGTTGACAGGGGTATTTCTG ATGGTTTTGATGTGATTAGAGAGATCTTCTGTCCATTAACTGGGAGGAAAATCTTCTCCAGCCTAGTGTCAAGTATTGATAAG ACACCTTGTTGGTATTTGTCCAATTATAAGGAGCTTGAGTTACTTG GTACCGGAACATATGGGGTTGTGGCTAAGTGTAAAAACAAGTTAGATGGCAAATGCTGTGCCATTAAGAAAGTTGATTTAGGTTCAACACATGACTGCTATGAATCTGCCATAAG TGAGGCAAGCATCTGGTCAAAGCTTGACCACCCTAATATTGTGAAATATTATGGCTGTTGGATAGAGAACCAGATATGGGGCGAAAAAGCAGAAGAAGATGGTCTCACTTATGAAAAGAAAAGACCATGTCTATACCTAAAACTGGAAGCCTGTGATAG CAGTCTTGTTGACACTTGGAGGACATTGACAGCAAGGCAGACTTCCAACATCATAGAAGGAGTTGTGGAAGGACTTGAGCACATCCATTCCTTTGGATTCAGTCATGGAGACCTCAGTAAAGACAACATCTTGATTTCTAAAGGAATTTCAAAAATATGTGATTTTGGAAGAG CTTCTGAAGGTACTCCTCAGGATCAAAAGGAAGACATCTATAAGTTGGGTCTTATGATTGTGGAATTGGTAGATCCTAGTGCCGTGTCAAAGTGCAAGACAAGGAATGTTCCCGAGAAGCTTCAAGAACTTGACTAG
- the LOC101309554 gene encoding uncharacterized protein LOC101309554, which produces MRKGHWQIFDRDLYDADHDDDEDEEDDVLDSEYHTLINQRETQQLKERNTDRDQYLNGCNGLLLLLKSATRQFYVCNPITRQQVAIPKACVHKNQDCQHFCAALAFDPSESPHHYRVVRIDYSQELASTAFLDIFSSEYGHWIRHRLHFDDSSLTKGFKGCKLCRQLFYLQGKLYSLTMSWKLLCIDLKTIEACTLELPVPETDRSGAMGCLGVSRDILCYMKLMHDKSSSAPLHNLVVWSFENKEWIPRYSVRCQLLRAEIRKDLGYDCDDTMEPYAISPSSDLLFFGTPTLICCINLKS; this is translated from the coding sequence ATGAGGAAGGGGCATTGGCAGATTTTTGATCGAGATTTGTATGATGCCGATCATGATGATGATGAGGACGAAGAAGACGATGTTTTGGATTCAGAATATCACACATTGATCAATCAAAGAGAGACTCAACAACTAAAAGAAAGAAATACTGATCGTGATCAGTACTTAAACGGTTGTAATGGGTTACTTCTATTGTTGAAATCAGCAACTCGTCAGTTTTATGTTTGCAATCCCATCACACGACAACAAGTCGCAATACCTAAAGCTTGTGTGCACAAAAACCAGGATTGTCAGCATTTTTGTGCTGCTTTGGCTTTTGACCCTTCTGAATCTCCTCATCACTACCGAGTTGTAAGAATTGATTATTCTCAGGAATTGGCTTCCACAGCCTTCCTCGACATATTTTCATCCGAATATGGTCACTGGATTCGACATAGGTTGCATTTTGATGATTCGAGTCTCACTAAGGGGTTCAAAGGCTGCAAGTTGTGCAGGCAACTGTTTTACTTGCAAGGAAAGTTATATAGCTTAACCATGTCGTGGAAGCTCCTTTGCATCGACCTCAAGACCATTGAAGCTTGTACCCTTGAACTTCCTGTCCCGGAGACCGATAGAAGCGGAGCCATGGGATGTCTTGGGGTGTCAAGAGACATTCTTTGCTATATGAAGCTTATGCATGATAAATCATCAAGTGCTCCGCTTCACAATTTGGTAGTTTGGTCTTTTGAAAATAAGGAGTGGATTCCTAGATATAGTGTACGTTGTCAGTTGTTGAGAGCCGAAATAAGGAAGGATCTAGGCTATGACTGCGATGACACCATGGAACCCTATGCAATAAGTCCAAGTTCGGATCTCTTATTCTTTGGCACTCCCACCTTGATTTGTTGTATCAACCTTAAAAGTTAA
- the LOC101309844 gene encoding lysM domain receptor-like kinase 4-like: protein MSFLSLISSIIIVASFCCISLILAQQPYEGQAFTDCYNPDVSKSVFGYTCNGFNRSCQTYLTFRSQPSYNTVTSIASMLASDPSQLAEINSVSESATFATDKLVLVPVTCSCSGQYYQLNTSHVVVHGDTFLVIGNNTFQGLSTCQAIMKQNSNLTTKNLYTGTTLTIPLRCACPTKNQTDLGINYLMSYLITPGDFVSKISDRFDTDTGRTLEANGLSEEAANIYPFTTLLVPLENPPSSSQTTLPPSSSPPSTPAIPPASSKNSKKIWVYVVAGAIGGGGIVLVIAVLIFYTFIRRRSKKKTDTVVVSESIEALGKPLQKRGDEESESQDFLESVSSDIAHMALSLKVYKFEELQTATENFSSSCLIKGSVFRGIFDGDVAAVKQMTGNVSKEINLLNKINHSNLIRLSGVCFNDGHWYLIYEYAANGPLSDWIYFEENDGKLLSWTQRVQIMLDVASGLDYLHSFTTPPHVHKDIKSSNILLDSDFRAKIADFGLARSADAQDGHFSLTNHIVGTLGYMAPEYLENGLISTKLDVYAFGALMLELLTGKEVAVLYEQNMHLSDTLYSLLNNEDGGQSLRQFMDPALQENYPQELAIFVIRLIDSCLKKNPGSRPIMNEMVQFLSRTMSNSLTWELSSNNSGYQGSVGVLDGTETG, encoded by the coding sequence ATGAGTTTCCTTTCTCTCATTTCATCTATCATCATTGTCGCCAGTTTTTGTTGCATTTCTTTGATCCTTGCTCAGCAGCCTTATGAAGGACAAGCCTTTACAGATTGTTACAATCCAGATGTGTCGAAATCCGTTTTTGGATACACCTGCAATGGCTTCAACAGAAGTTGCCAGACTTACCTCACCTTCAGATCACAGCCTTCTTACAACACTGTTACTTCGATTGCTAGTATGTTGGCTTCTGACCCATCTCAGCTTGCAGAAATCAACTCGGTTTCTGAGTCCGCAACATTTGCGACAGACAAGTTGGTGCTTGTTCCAGTCACCTGTTCTTGCTCAGGTCAGTACTATCAGCTAAACACATCTCATGTTGTTGTTCATGGTGATACTTTCTTAGTTATTGGAAACAACACATTTCAAGGCCTCTCAACGTGTCAAGCTATAATGAAGCAAAACAGTAATCTCACCACAAAGAACTTGTATACTGGTACCACACTCACTATTCCTCTTAGATGTGCTTGTCCCACAAAGAACCAAACTGATTTGGGAATCAATTATCTAATGAGTTACTTAATAACACCTGGTGATTTTGTTTCAAAGATTAGCGATAGGTTTGATACAGATACAGGTAGGACTCTTGAAGCCAATGGGCTCTCAGAGGAAGCAGCCAACATTTATCCCTTCACCACACTCTTAGTTCCTTTAGAAAACCCTCCATCTAGTTCTCAAACCACACTGCCACCTTCATCATCACCACCATCAACTCCGGCTATTCCTCCAGCTTCCTCAAAGAACTCGAAGAAAATATGGGTTTATGTAGTTGCTGGGGCCATTGGAGGAGGTGGTATTGTTTTGGTGATAGCCGTCCTTATCTTCTACACATTCATCCGCAGAAGAAGTAAGAAGAAGACTGATACAGTTGTTGTATCTGAAAGCATTGAGGCGCTTGGGAAACCACTACAGAAAAGAGGGGATGAAGAATCTGAATCTCAGGATTTCTTAGAGTCTGTATCTAGTGACATAGCTCACATGGCTCTATCCCTCAAAGTATACAAATTTGAGGAACTGCAAACTGCAACCGAGAACTTCAGCTCCAGTTGTTTGATCAAAGGATCTGTTTTCCGTGGCATATTTGATGGGGATGTGGCTGCAGTCAAGCAAATGACTGGTAATGTATCCAAAGAAATCAATTTGCTAAACAAAATCAACCATTCTAATCTGATTCGTCTCTCCGGGGTTTGCTTTAATGATGGTCATTGGTATCTGATCTATGAGTATGCTGCCAATGGACCATTGAGTGATTGGATCTACTTCGAAGAAAATGATGGAAAGCTATTAAGTTGGACACAAAGAGTGCAGATTATGTTGGATGTGGCCTCAGGGCTTGATTATCTGCACAGCTTCACCACTCCTCCTCATGTCCACAAGGATATAAAGAGCAGCAACATTCTTCTTGACAGTGACTTCAGGGCCAAGATTGCGGATTTTGGTCTAGCAAGGTCAGCTGATGCCCAAGACGGTCACTTTTCTTTGACGAATCACATTGTTGGAACTCTAGGGTACATGGCTCCTGAGTACTTAGAAAATGGTCTGATCTCCACAAAGCTTGATGTCTACGCATTTGGGGCACTCATGTTGGAATTACTCACCGGAAAAGAGGTTGCGGTGCTTTATGAACAAAATATGCACTTGTCTGATACACTGTACTCTTTGCTAAACAATGAAGATGGTGGACAGAGTTTGAGGCAGTTCATGGATCCTGCTTTGCAAGAGAATTATCCTCAAGAGCTTGCTATTTTTGTGATCAGGTTGATTGATAGTTGCTTGAAGAAAAACCCAGGATCTCGGCCGATCATGAATGAGATGGTGCAGTTTCTCTCAAGGACCATGAGCAATTCTCTGACTTGGGAATTGTCAAGCAACAACTCAGGCTACCAAGGTTCAGTGGGAGTTCTTGATGGTACAGAAACCGGATAA
- the LOC101292314 gene encoding cold-regulated 413 plasma membrane protein 4-like codes for MGFAQFMEFEEGGVGSSGALNSFQWGGTIFALILLILNRVGRRSGMQSNLLVMYLFTSFPTVLFKILRGQFGYWVSFLAVSANLFFPQTFPVSRFLLFVVTPTWVANGLRNSIVGGIFCLIIGVLVVITAIQGIGGFNDCFSNCQCNCHCFVYCLSIGFIFFFTILYLCSETW; via the exons ATGGGTTTTGCTCAATTCATGGAGTTTGAAGAAGGAGGAGTTGGATCCAGTGGAGCTCTTAATAGCTTTCAATGGGGTGGAACCATCTTTGCCTT AATTTTGTTAATCCTGAATCGAGTAGGGCGCAGATCAGGCATGCAAAGTAACCTTCTTGTAATGTATTTGTTTACAAGCTTCCCGACGGTGTTGTTTAAAATTCTGAG GGGACAGTTCGGCTATTGGGTTTCATTTCTTGCTGTTTCTGCAAACCTCTTCTTTCCACAAACTTTTCCAG TTTCTCGTTTTCTCCTATTTGTGGTTACACCTACTTGGGTGGCTAATGGACTGCGTAATAGTATTGTGGGTGGCATCTTTTGTCTAATTATTGGAGTTCTAGTTGTCATAACAGCAATTCAAGGAATTGGAGGCTTTAACGATTGTTTTAGTAACTGTCAATGCAATTGTCATTGCTTTGTGTACTGTCTTAGTATAGGATTTATCTTCTTCTTTACCATTTTGTATCTGTGCTCAGAAACTTGGTAG
- the LOC101292606 gene encoding probable calcium-binding protein CML41-like, producing MAAIADDVQRSSKSSKWFASKSLKLSFPRRRSSSKSTSSPSTSPTSPFPTTPRHTNREDEFREVFRYFDGDGDGKISATELRAYFGSIGEYMSYEEAEAVINELDSDGDSLLTFGDFLQLMKREGGGDEDLKRAFEMFELEKGFITPRSLQRMLHRLGDTKSYDECATMIKVYDTDGNGVLDFNEFHRMMA from the exons ATGGCAGCAATAGCCGATGATGTTCAGAGAAGCTCCAAATCTTCCAAATGGTTTGCTAGCAAGAGTCTCAAGCTCAGCTTCCCACGTCGTCGATCATCGTCCAAGTCCACCTCATCGCCATCAACCTCCCCCACCTCCCCTTTCCCTACCACTCCAAGACATACCAACAG GGAAGATGAGTTCAGAGAAGTGTTTCGCTATTTCGACGGAGATGGAGATGGGAAAATCTCGGCCACGGAGCTGAGGGCTTACTTTGGTTCTATAGGGGAGTACATGTCGTATGAAGAGGCTGAGGCTGTGATCAACGAGCTCGATTCCGACGGGGACAGTCTGTTAACCTTTGGGGATTTTCTTCAGCTGATGAAGAGGGAAGGCGGTGGCGACGAGGATCTGAAGAGGGCTTTTGAGATGTTTGAACTGGAGAAAGGGTTCATAACACCAAGAAGCTTGCAGAGGATGTTGCACAGACTCGGAGACACTAAGTCCTATGATGAGTGTGCGACTATGATCAAAGTTTATGATACTGATGGGAATGGGGTGCTTGATTTTAACGAGTTTCATCGAATGATGGCTTAA